The Pelistega ratti genome window below encodes:
- a CDS encoding 5'-methylthioadenosine/adenosylhomocysteine nucleosidase has protein sequence MTLGIIAALPQEIAVFLEKMSSSMKQYTIGQRVFYQGKIYNQDCVIVLARIGKVAASATCTTLIQTFGVDRIIFTGLAGGLHPSVNIGDIVIGTHFCQHDLNAEPLFPRYEVPLLGKSIFSSDHTLNTALHHSSLAFTHSLNTSDLSHLIPSHIIDSFKLKQIQIHQGLIISGDQFIHKDDAVTDLQNRFPDALCTEMEGAAIAQIAEEYQLPFAVIRIISDKANHKATEDFSTFLTKVAPFISSNILFNFLQNHNFAL, from the coding sequence ATGACATTAGGTATTATTGCTGCTTTACCTCAAGAAATAGCCGTTTTTTTAGAAAAAATGTCTTCATCCATGAAACAATACACTATTGGACAGAGAGTTTTTTATCAAGGCAAAATTTACAATCAAGACTGCGTTATCGTACTCGCCCGTATTGGTAAAGTAGCTGCTAGTGCAACATGTACTACCCTTATCCAAACCTTTGGTGTAGATAGAATTATTTTTACAGGTTTAGCAGGTGGTTTACACCCCTCTGTTAATATTGGTGATATTGTGATTGGTACACACTTTTGCCAACATGATTTAAATGCAGAACCTCTTTTTCCTCGCTATGAAGTACCTCTTCTTGGGAAAAGTATTTTCTCATCTGACCATACCCTTAATACCGCATTACATCATAGTAGTTTAGCGTTTACACATTCATTAAACACCTCAGATCTATCTCACCTAATACCATCTCATATTATTGATAGTTTTAAACTTAAACAGATTCAAATTCATCAGGGTTTAATTATCAGTGGCGATCAATTCATTCATAAAGATGATGCCGTTACTGATTTACAAAATCGTTTCCCCGATGCCCTCTGTACCGAAATGGAAGGGGCTGCTATTGCACAAATAGCAGAAGAATATCAACTACCCTTTGCTGTTATTCGTATTATTTCTGATAAAGCTAATCATAAAGCAACGGAAGATTTTTCTACTTTCCTCACAAAAGTTGCTCCCTTTATTTCTTCAAATATTTTATTTAATTTTTTACAAAATCATAATTTTGCGTTATAA
- a CDS encoding PHB depolymerase family esterase, translated as MILSRREFLMISAGTALTVSFPTFATTGVKAKQATAITQVFGDGVRLTAIALEYDQSITNEQVNIKDFNVEGRTITDIFISDSIGLDKTNSGHFVIIQLSPDDTNLSLSEMIPMDNATVRPKPTDGGKPWVAGDKPASNLIFKDPKATIKTNQTELTTTSVKNLIVDDFQQLVFNDPETGKSLRYNLYIPKNHQDKPLPLVLFMHDAGVTSEFHRATLLQGLGAIAWASPEDQAKRPCFVLAPQFDEIIVDDKSQASPMLETTIHLIESLSKSYNIDKNRLYATGQSGGCMMTIAMNIKYPDLFAACFLVAGQWDPELVTPLTKKKLWILVSADDLGAFPGQNAITEKLEQEGAKISRDIWDARWTTDEYRFAYDKIIAESNTINYTVFAKDTVFLPGADKAGASGHRNTWRVAYTIEPIREWIFQQVKN; from the coding sequence ATGATATTATCACGTCGAGAATTTTTAATGATAAGTGCTGGGACTGCCTTAACAGTTAGTTTTCCTACTTTTGCTACTACTGGGGTAAAAGCTAAACAAGCAACCGCAATAACCCAAGTATTTGGTGATGGTGTTCGTTTAACAGCCATTGCTCTTGAATACGATCAATCCATAACAAATGAACAGGTTAATATTAAAGATTTTAATGTTGAAGGACGCACGATTACCGATATTTTTATCAGTGATTCTATTGGTTTAGATAAAACAAATTCTGGGCATTTTGTGATTATTCAGCTATCACCTGACGATACTAATCTATCTTTATCAGAAATGATCCCAATGGATAATGCGACTGTTCGTCCTAAACCGACAGATGGTGGAAAACCTTGGGTAGCAGGCGATAAACCTGCCAGTAATTTAATTTTCAAAGATCCTAAAGCAACCATTAAAACAAATCAGACAGAACTAACAACCACTTCTGTTAAAAATCTCATTGTAGATGATTTTCAGCAACTCGTTTTTAATGATCCAGAGACAGGAAAATCCTTACGTTATAACCTCTATATTCCTAAAAACCATCAAGATAAACCTCTACCGCTTGTTTTATTCATGCATGATGCTGGTGTTACCAGTGAATTTCACCGAGCTACATTATTACAAGGATTAGGTGCTATTGCATGGGCAAGTCCAGAAGACCAAGCTAAACGTCCCTGCTTTGTACTTGCTCCACAATTTGATGAAATTATTGTTGATGATAAATCTCAAGCATCACCTATGCTAGAAACAACTATTCATCTTATTGAATCATTGAGCAAATCATACAATATTGATAAAAACCGTCTTTATGCAACAGGTCAATCTGGTGGGTGTATGATGACCATTGCAATGAATATAAAATACCCTGATTTATTTGCAGCTTGCTTTCTTGTCGCTGGACAATGGGATCCAGAACTGGTTACACCACTCACTAAGAAAAAACTTTGGATTTTAGTATCTGCTGATGATTTGGGTGCATTCCCGGGACAAAATGCTATTACTGAAAAGTTAGAGCAAGAAGGTGCTAAGATCAGTCGTGATATATGGGATGCTCGATGGACTACCGATGAATACCGTTTTGCTTATGATAAGATAATCGCTGAGAGTAATACAATCAACTATACTGTTTTTGCAAAAGATACTGTTTTTTTACCAGGTGCAGATAAAGCAGGAGCAAGCGGACATCGTAATACATGGCGTGTTGCCTACACTATCGAACCTATCCGTGAGTGGATCTTCCAACAAGTTAAAAATTAA
- the pgsA gene encoding CDP-diacylglycerol--glycerol-3-phosphate 3-phosphatidyltransferase, with protein MKNLNIPIILTWTRIAMIPLVVALYYLPTEWMGVYFRDLIGALAFVLAALTDWFDGWLARRWNQTTSFGAFLDPVADKLMVCAALLILLDLNRVDSFIVLIIIGREITITALREWMATVGARDSVAVHRLGKFKTAAQMTAIPLLMFAQPLLGIDTYLLGQVLIYIAAILTVWSMFYYLNKAWPIINQF; from the coding sequence ATGAAAAATTTAAATATACCCATTATTCTGACATGGACACGTATTGCAATGATTCCTTTAGTGGTTGCATTATATTATTTACCAACAGAATGGATGGGCGTTTATTTTCGTGATTTAATAGGTGCTTTAGCCTTTGTTTTAGCCGCATTAACAGATTGGTTTGATGGTTGGTTAGCTCGGCGGTGGAATCAAACGACATCATTTGGTGCTTTTTTAGATCCCGTTGCTGATAAATTAATGGTCTGTGCGGCATTATTAATTTTATTAGATTTAAATAGGGTAGATTCTTTTATCGTATTAATCATTATTGGACGAGAAATTACGATTACCGCATTAAGAGAATGGATGGCAACGGTCGGTGCTAGAGATAGTGTTGCCGTACACCGATTGGGTAAGTTTAAAACGGCAGCACAAATGACGGCTATTCCCTTATTAATGTTTGCACAGCCTTTATTGGGTATAGATACGTATTTACTTGGCCAAGTGCTTATTTATATAGCGGCTATTCTTACTGTATGGTCTATGTTTTATTATTTAAATAAGGCTTGGCCGATTATTAATCAATTTTGA
- the uvrC gene encoding excinuclease ABC subunit UvrC has translation MQDPSKLKSFLHDLPHLPGVYRHIAEDGEVLYVGKARDLKKRVSSYFQKTASSPRIAHMIARTVRTEVTVTRSEAEALILENNLIKTLHPKYNILFRDDKSYPYLMFSHHEFPRLAYYRGSTNKPGRFFGPFPNAYAVRDSIQILQKVFRLRTCEDTVFNNRSRPCLLYQINRCTAPCVGLISAEDYQVDTQNALKFLDGQATDVIKNIETKMLNASENLQFEQAAIYRDQMQSLATVMHNQSMELSAQVDVDIIAVVFQSGKCCINLAMVRGGRHLGDKAVFPTQVNGDTESEVLSAFIASHYLDNQLPAQLILSHPLPDKELLILLMEQQSRKVRVLQRLNDTQKVWLELAQKNAYLALGRVLSESTVKEARTLDLAQLLGLPQDPESLSQLWIECFDISHSAGEATQASCVVYQHHDMQSSRYRRFNITGITPGDDYAAMKQALQRRYAKVNEDSHQMPDIVLIDGGKGQIEMARQVFEEYGLDTSKIIGVAKGEGRKVGLETLVFTDEREPLSLGVGSPALMLIAQIRDEAHRFAITGMRAKRAKQRNISRLEEIEGVGAKRRQKLLARFGGFSGVVNASIEDLRSVDGISQQLAEKIYEALR, from the coding sequence ATGCAAGATCCTTCCAAGCTCAAATCATTTCTGCATGATTTACCCCACTTACCGGGTGTATATCGACATATTGCTGAAGATGGAGAAGTCCTTTATGTAGGTAAGGCAAGAGATTTAAAAAAACGCGTCTCTTCCTATTTCCAAAAAACGGCTTCTAGCCCTCGTATTGCACATATGATCGCAAGAACAGTACGAACAGAAGTGACGGTAACGCGTTCAGAAGCTGAAGCACTTATTTTAGAAAATAATCTGATTAAAACCTTACACCCTAAATATAATATTTTGTTTAGGGATGATAAGTCGTATCCCTATTTAATGTTTAGTCACCATGAGTTTCCTAGATTAGCTTACTACCGTGGATCAACAAATAAGCCAGGGCGTTTTTTTGGCCCTTTTCCTAACGCTTATGCGGTAAGAGACTCGATTCAAATTCTTCAAAAAGTCTTTCGATTAAGAACGTGTGAAGATACGGTTTTTAATAATCGCTCACGACCTTGCTTGTTATATCAGATTAACCGTTGTACTGCTCCCTGTGTAGGCTTAATTTCAGCAGAAGATTATCAGGTGGATACACAAAATGCGCTAAAATTTTTAGATGGTCAGGCAACAGATGTTATTAAAAATATCGAAACTAAAATGCTCAATGCCTCTGAAAACCTACAGTTTGAGCAAGCGGCTATCTATCGAGACCAAATGCAGTCCTTAGCAACAGTGATGCATAACCAATCGATGGAACTTAGCGCACAAGTTGATGTGGATATTATTGCCGTTGTTTTTCAATCGGGCAAATGTTGTATTAATTTAGCAATGGTAAGAGGGGGGCGACATTTAGGGGATAAAGCGGTTTTTCCAACCCAAGTGAATGGTGATACAGAAAGTGAGGTATTGAGTGCCTTTATTGCTTCGCATTATTTGGATAATCAGCTACCCGCACAGTTAATATTGTCACATCCTTTGCCTGATAAGGAATTATTGATTTTACTTATGGAGCAACAATCTCGTAAAGTGAGAGTATTGCAACGCTTAAATGATACCCAGAAAGTATGGTTAGAATTAGCCCAGAAAAATGCATATTTAGCTTTAGGAAGAGTTTTATCAGAATCAACCGTGAAAGAAGCCCGAACACTAGATTTAGCTCAATTATTGGGGTTACCTCAAGACCCAGAGAGTTTAAGTCAATTATGGATAGAATGCTTTGATATTAGCCATAGTGCGGGTGAGGCAACACAAGCCTCTTGCGTTGTGTATCAGCACCATGATATGCAATCATCACGTTATCGGCGGTTTAATATTACGGGTATTACACCAGGTGATGATTATGCGGCAATGAAACAAGCACTACAACGCCGTTATGCTAAAGTAAATGAAGATAGTCATCAAATGCCTGATATTGTATTGATTGATGGTGGAAAAGGGCAGATAGAAATGGCTCGCCAAGTCTTTGAAGAATATGGATTAGATACGAGTAAAATTATTGGTGTTGCTAAAGGAGAGGGGCGTAAAGTAGGTTTAGAGACCTTAGTGTTTACCGATGAAAGAGAACCTCTATCTCTAGGTGTTGGTTCACCTGCCTTGATGCTGATAGCACAGATACGTGATGAGGCACACCGTTTTGCTATTACAGGAATGCGAGCAAAACGAGCAAAACAGCGTAATATTTCTCGGCTGGAAGAGATTGAAGGTGTTGGTGCTAAACGCCGACAAAAATTATTAGCAAGATTTGGAGGTTTCTCTGGTGTGGTTAATGCCAGTATTGAAGATCTTCGTTCAGTTGATGGTATTTCGCAACAATTAGCGGAAAAAATATACGAAGCTTTGCGTTAG
- the nagZ gene encoding beta-N-acetylhexosaminidase, with protein sequence MEAVLQPGPVIVDVEGTRLNQVEYERLQHPLVGGVILFSRNYENPTQLYALTQQIRQARKAPLLIAVDHEGGRVQRFKTEGFTHLPAMQTVGEYWDKDPLKAMRAATEIAYVLASELRACGVDFTFAPVLDLDYGVSTVIGSRSFHRDPKVVTMLARAFIQGLSLAGMAACGKHFPGHGFVDADSHIAIPVDNRDLDSILTEDAIPYEWLSDMVLPAVMPAHVIYPKVDQKNAGFSSVWLQTILRQRLNYQGLIFSDDLTMEGASVAGDITKRATAALTAGCDMVLVCNRPDLADQLLSSLEPIANPMLSIRLKRLLPEKAFMTWNELQHHQRYQDARSFQAQIISA encoded by the coding sequence ATGGAAGCAGTCTTACAACCGGGGCCTGTTATTGTCGATGTAGAGGGCACTCGTCTTAATCAAGTAGAATATGAACGATTACAACATCCTTTAGTCGGAGGGGTAATCCTTTTTTCTCGAAATTATGAAAATCCTACTCAATTATATGCATTAACACAGCAAATTCGTCAGGCAAGAAAAGCCCCCTTATTAATTGCTGTTGATCATGAAGGAGGGCGGGTTCAGCGATTTAAGACAGAAGGTTTTACACATCTACCTGCTATGCAAACAGTAGGGGAATATTGGGATAAAGACCCCTTAAAGGCGATGAGAGCAGCAACAGAAATTGCCTATGTGTTAGCATCTGAATTAAGAGCGTGTGGAGTTGATTTTACGTTTGCCCCTGTATTGGATTTAGACTATGGGGTAAGCACCGTGATTGGTTCTCGTTCATTTCACCGAGATCCTAAAGTGGTTACTATGTTAGCCAGAGCTTTTATTCAAGGGTTATCATTAGCTGGTATGGCGGCTTGTGGTAAGCACTTCCCGGGGCATGGGTTTGTAGATGCTGATTCACATATTGCTATTCCAGTGGATAATCGAGATTTAGATAGTATTTTAACGGAAGATGCAATTCCCTATGAATGGTTGAGTGATATGGTGTTACCTGCGGTGATGCCCGCCCATGTGATTTATCCTAAAGTTGATCAAAAAAATGCAGGCTTTTCATCTGTGTGGTTACAAACCATTCTTCGACAACGCTTAAACTATCAGGGATTGATTTTTTCAGATGATTTAACGATGGAAGGGGCAAGTGTTGCAGGTGATATTACCAAACGAGCGACAGCTGCTTTAACAGCAGGTTGTGATATGGTACTTGTCTGTAATCGCCCTGATTTGGCTGATCAGTTATTATCATCTTTAGAACCTATTGCTAATCCAATGCTTTCTATACGACTTAAACGCTTATTACCTGAAAAAGCGTTTATGACATGGAATGAGCTACAACACCATCAACGTTATCAAGATGCAAGATCCTTCCAAGCTCAAATCATTTCTGCATGA
- the acpS gene encoding holo-ACP synthase — translation MTPSDLSVLQGNNTIGGIGTDILYVHRIERVLSRFGDRFIQRILGREEQQKYHARAARDPKRGVLFLATRFAAKEAFSKAIGLGMHMPMYWAGMQVLNAPSGKPIVVLSEPLKSWYEERFGMAHVSLTDESDMVMAFVIIEKKPLVKT, via the coding sequence ATGACACCATCAGATTTGTCTGTCTTACAAGGAAATAATACTATTGGGGGCATAGGAACAGATATTTTGTATGTTCACCGAATTGAAAGAGTCTTATCTCGTTTTGGTGATCGGTTTATCCAACGTATATTAGGTAGAGAAGAGCAACAAAAATACCATGCTCGAGCAGCGCGAGACCCTAAAAGAGGGGTACTATTTTTAGCAACACGATTTGCAGCAAAAGAAGCGTTTTCTAAAGCGATCGGTCTGGGTATGCATATGCCCATGTACTGGGCGGGTATGCAAGTCCTCAACGCACCGAGTGGTAAACCGATTGTCGTTTTATCTGAACCGTTAAAATCATGGTATGAAGAACGATTTGGAATGGCTCATGTATCTTTAACCGATGAATCAGACATGGTCATGGCATTTGTGATTATTGAAAAGAAACCCTTAGTAAAAACGTAG
- the orn gene encoding oligoribonuclease, translated as MANNSQRLVWLDMEMSGLDPEKERILEVALIVTESDLNIVAEAPVLVIHQEDSILDNMDKWNKGTHGRSGLIDKVKTSTLTEAQAEEQLIAFLKQYVPENTSPLCGNTVSQDRRFMFKYMPKLEAYFHYRTIDVSTFKELAKRWKPEVYKGFEKQSKHEALADIRESIEELKYYREHFLKL; from the coding sequence ATGGCAAATAATTCTCAACGTTTAGTCTGGCTAGATATGGAAATGAGTGGGCTAGATCCAGAAAAAGAAAGAATATTAGAAGTTGCTTTAATTGTTACTGAGTCTGATTTAAACATTGTTGCTGAAGCACCTGTATTAGTGATTCATCAAGAAGATAGTATCTTAGATAATATGGATAAATGGAATAAAGGTACGCATGGGCGATCAGGTTTAATTGATAAAGTGAAGACATCAACATTAACAGAGGCACAAGCGGAAGAGCAGCTTATTGCCTTTTTAAAACAATATGTACCTGAAAATACTTCTCCTTTATGTGGAAATACAGTGAGTCAAGATAGGCGGTTTATGTTTAAATATATGCCCAAATTAGAAGCCTATTTCCATTATCGTACAATTGATGTTAGTACGTTTAAAGAATTAGCAAAACGCTGGAAACCTGAAGTATATAAAGGGTTTGAAAAGCAAAGTAAGCATGAGGCGTTAGCGGATATTCGGGAGTCTATTGAAGAGTTAAAATATTATCGAGAGCATTTTCTTAAACTATAA
- a CDS encoding M48 family metallopeptidase has product MTTFTLVFIVFLIAQTTTQLYLSTRQIRSVSQHKEAVPAEFAQKINLQSHQRAAQYTIATQRLHMVSVLINVIVLLGFTLFGGLTALNTWLASHISSPVAYQVLLVLAVTFISALIDIPLSIYKTFVIEQSFGFNRMSVGLFIKDLIKSTLISTLFMASLLYLLFTFLKHFFTPYWWIWAWAGLSIMMVLLMAIVPKFIMPLFNKFTPLDDPVLKERIQGLAQRANFGLKELYVMDGSKRSSHGNAYFTGFGKNRRIVFFDTLLNKLTPAEVEAVLAHELGHFKHKHVLKRILLTFVMSFIFFALLGYLINQPWFFAGLGVFHHVTQPIFGLAIVLFLLVLPVFMFFYTPIGNLLSRKDEFEADQYAVQQTNAEDLTSALVKLYDDNAATLTPDALHSAFYDSHPPASIRIAHLKKAA; this is encoded by the coding sequence ATGACCACTTTTACCCTTGTTTTTATTGTTTTTCTCATTGCACAAACAACAACACAGCTTTACTTATCAACTCGACAAATTCGCTCTGTTAGCCAACATAAAGAGGCTGTACCAGCAGAGTTTGCGCAAAAAATTAATCTACAAAGCCATCAACGTGCTGCACAATACACCATTGCCACCCAACGCTTGCATATGGTTAGTGTGTTGATTAATGTTATTGTACTACTTGGTTTTACCTTATTCGGTGGATTAACCGCTTTAAATACTTGGTTGGCTAGCCATATCAGCTCTCCTGTTGCTTATCAAGTTTTATTAGTCTTAGCGGTAACTTTTATTAGTGCTTTAATTGATATTCCACTATCAATTTATAAAACTTTTGTGATTGAGCAATCCTTTGGTTTTAATCGTATGTCAGTAGGGTTATTTATTAAAGACCTTATTAAAAGTACCTTAATTAGTACCCTTTTCATGGCAAGTTTACTCTATCTCTTATTTACCTTCCTTAAACATTTCTTTACGCCTTATTGGTGGATTTGGGCATGGGCAGGGCTTTCAATAATGATGGTTTTATTAATGGCTATTGTACCCAAATTTATTATGCCTTTATTTAATAAATTTACCCCTTTAGATGATCCTGTATTAAAAGAGCGTATCCAAGGGCTTGCTCAACGCGCCAATTTTGGCTTAAAAGAACTCTATGTGATGGATGGTTCTAAACGTTCTTCTCATGGTAATGCCTACTTTACAGGCTTTGGTAAAAATCGCCGTATCGTCTTTTTTGATACATTACTCAATAAATTGACTCCAGCAGAGGTTGAAGCTGTGCTAGCACATGAGCTAGGTCATTTTAAACATAAGCATGTGCTTAAACGAATTCTGCTGACGTTTGTAATGAGCTTCATCTTTTTTGCCCTCTTAGGCTATCTTATTAATCAACCTTGGTTTTTTGCAGGATTAGGTGTTTTCCATCATGTTACACAACCTATTTTTGGATTAGCGATTGTACTCTTTCTCCTTGTTCTACCCGTATTTATGTTTTTCTATACGCCTATTGGTAATTTACTCTCTCGTAAAGATGAATTTGAGGCAGATCAATATGCTGTACAGCAAACCAATGCAGAAGATTTAACCTCTGCCTTAGTCAAACTCTATGACGATAATGCCGCTACACTAACCCCTGATGCACTACATTCTGCTTTTTATGATAGCCATCCACCAGCCAGTATTCGTATTGCACATTTAAAAAAGGCAGCATAA
- the rsgA gene encoding ribosome small subunit-dependent GTPase A, with amino-acid sequence MQGRVITAYGRHFTVKLEDGSTRQSFTKGKKTGVCVGDYVRLVLQGQEEARIEEVLPRQNLLYRSDEMRSKQFAANVDLLCIVVAVQPTFSEDLLSRALVGAWSANIEPIILLNKIDLQQDYLHAKARLAVFADLGVKIIEISTLQANDLKQKLIPLLSHKTSLLLGQSAMGKSSILNVLIPYAQAHTQEHSIALGTGKHTTTTTCLYELPEYQLSIIDSPGFQSFGLKHLSLQEVIQGFPEFLPYIDYCRFYNCTHLHEPGCGVLQAIAENHISPKRHEMYERILMECTAPEKY; translated from the coding sequence ATGCAAGGACGTGTTATTACCGCTTATGGACGACATTTCACGGTAAAACTTGAAGATGGTTCTACCCGTCAAAGTTTTACCAAAGGAAAAAAAACAGGTGTATGTGTTGGAGACTATGTACGTCTTGTTTTACAAGGACAGGAAGAGGCACGCATTGAGGAAGTTCTGCCTCGCCAGAACCTTTTGTACCGATCAGATGAAATGCGTTCCAAACAATTTGCCGCTAATGTTGATTTATTATGCATTGTGGTTGCGGTACAGCCTACTTTCTCAGAAGATTTACTGAGTCGGGCTTTAGTGGGGGCATGGAGTGCCAATATCGAACCTATTATTCTTTTGAATAAAATAGACTTGCAACAAGATTACCTCCATGCTAAAGCTCGTTTAGCTGTATTTGCCGATTTGGGTGTAAAAATCATTGAAATTAGTACATTACAAGCAAATGATTTAAAGCAAAAACTTATCCCCTTGCTCAGTCACAAAACAAGCCTATTACTGGGTCAAAGTGCCATGGGAAAATCCAGTATCTTAAATGTTTTAATCCCCTATGCACAGGCACATACACAAGAACATTCTATTGCTTTAGGTACAGGTAAACATACAACAACAACAACTTGTCTATATGAACTCCCTGAATATCAACTAAGTATTATTGACTCTCCCGGTTTTCAAAGTTTTGGGCTAAAACACCTTAGCCTACAAGAAGTCATCCAAGGTTTTCCTGAGTTTTTACCATATATTGATTATTGTCGATTCTATAATTGTACTCATTTACATGAACCCGGCTGTGGGGTCTTACAAGCCATAGCAGAAAACCATATTTCTCCAAAACGTCATGAAATGTATGAGCGTATTTTAATGGAATGCACTGCACCAGAAAAATACTAA
- a CDS encoding IMPACT family protein: MFTLKTATSFEETIKKSLFICHATPITSAEEALAFFQTYHQADATHNCWAFKLTQSYRFNDDGEPGGTAGRPILQAIEGQELVNVAVLVIRYFGGIKLGTGGLVRAYGGTAAKCLHQAEKEKIIPTTLIRCTATFSEMAMVKSRLWQEGVQLISEDFTENGVCWILSIPDEQLDVLSAVYTNITRGRIFEKIET; this comes from the coding sequence ATGTTTACACTTAAAACAGCCACTTCTTTTGAAGAAACGATTAAAAAAAGCCTCTTTATTTGCCATGCGACACCGATTACAAGTGCAGAAGAGGCATTGGCTTTTTTTCAAACGTATCATCAAGCAGATGCAACACATAATTGTTGGGCATTTAAGCTAACTCAAAGCTATCGGTTTAATGATGATGGAGAACCGGGCGGTACTGCAGGACGTCCGATTTTACAAGCGATAGAAGGTCAAGAATTGGTGAATGTAGCTGTTTTAGTGATTCGTTATTTTGGCGGTATTAAACTGGGAACAGGGGGATTAGTAAGGGCTTATGGAGGGACAGCTGCTAAATGCTTACATCAAGCAGAAAAAGAAAAAATAATTCCCACAACATTAATTCGATGTACAGCAACATTTTCAGAGATGGCTATGGTAAAGTCTCGTTTATGGCAAGAAGGTGTGCAGCTTATCTCTGAAGATTTTACAGAAAATGGGGTATGTTGGATATTAAGTATTCCTGATGAACAACTTGATGTATTAAGTGCTGTATATACGAATATTACCCGAGGACGTATTTTTGAAAAAATAGAAACTTAA